One genomic segment of Candidatus Berkiella aquae includes these proteins:
- the purC gene encoding phosphoribosylaminoimidazolesuccinocarboxamide synthase yields MDTQQLLYKGKAKSLYATENADELLCVYRNDTSAFDGEKIVQLDRKGMVNNQFNAFIMQKLQQAGIPNHFIKMVREDASLVKRLKMIPVECVVRNVAAGSLCRRLGVEPGLELKPATFEFFLKNDALHDPMVNDSLIITFGWATQEQIDQMKTYTFAVNEVLKKLFSDAGLILVDYKLEFGVYQDTLILGDEFSPDGCRIWDAQTKKVLDKDRFRKDMGDVVEGYEEVAQRLGISLTQTA; encoded by the coding sequence TTGGATACTCAACAATTATTATACAAAGGTAAAGCTAAATCGCTTTATGCTACCGAAAACGCAGATGAATTATTATGTGTTTATAGAAATGACACGTCTGCATTTGATGGTGAAAAAATTGTCCAGTTAGATCGCAAAGGCATGGTCAATAACCAATTCAATGCATTCATCATGCAAAAACTACAGCAAGCTGGGATCCCCAACCATTTTATTAAAATGGTGCGTGAAGATGCTTCTCTTGTGAAACGTTTAAAGATGATACCGGTTGAGTGTGTTGTGCGTAATGTTGCGGCAGGTAGCTTATGCCGTCGTTTGGGCGTTGAACCGGGTCTTGAATTAAAACCTGCAACGTTTGAATTCTTTTTGAAGAATGATGCGTTACATGATCCCATGGTTAATGATTCTTTGATTATTACCTTTGGTTGGGCGACGCAAGAACAGATCGATCAAATGAAAACCTATACTTTTGCTGTCAATGAAGTACTGAAAAAGTTATTCAGCGATGCAGGTTTAATTTTGGTTGATTATAAATTGGAATTTGGTGTTTATCAGGACACGCTAATTCTTGGCGATGAATTCTCTCCAGATGGTTGCCGTATTTGGGATGCGCAAACGAAGAAGGTCTTAGATAAAGATCGTTTCCGTAAAGATATGGGCGATGTCGTTGAAGGTTATGAAGAAGTGGCTCAGCGATTGGGTATTTCCTTAACTCAAACTGCCTAA
- the dapA gene encoding 4-hydroxy-tetrahydrodipicolinate synthase, whose protein sequence is MFAGSCVALVTPMKSNGEVDDKALNDLVEWHIGEGTAAIVISGTTGESPTLTTDEQAHILKCALQTAKKRIPIIAGTGTNATASTIKKTQMAKELGADGCLIVTPYYNRPTQAGLIQHFNAVANQVDMPILLYNVPSRTGCDLQPETVANLSQSKNIIGIKEATGNLERLKALQAQCPKDFLFYSGDDPTACEFMMLGGHGVISVTSNAAPRAMQAMCELALNQEREKATSLDQTLQSLHKLCIIEANPIPIKWAMHYLGKIENGIRLPLTVLASQYHEKMIQALKMAAVN, encoded by the coding sequence ATGTTTGCAGGCAGTTGCGTTGCGTTAGTTACCCCCATGAAGTCTAATGGGGAAGTCGATGACAAGGCACTTAATGATTTAGTTGAATGGCATATAGGTGAAGGTACTGCTGCAATTGTTATCTCAGGTACCACGGGTGAATCGCCAACACTCACAACCGATGAACAAGCACATATTCTTAAATGTGCCCTACAAACAGCTAAAAAACGAATCCCCATCATTGCAGGAACCGGAACCAATGCGACTGCAAGTACGATTAAAAAAACGCAAATGGCTAAAGAGCTGGGGGCGGATGGCTGTTTAATTGTCACCCCCTACTATAATCGTCCTACTCAAGCAGGGTTAATTCAGCATTTTAATGCGGTCGCAAATCAAGTTGATATGCCTATCTTGTTATATAATGTACCGTCACGTACTGGCTGTGATTTACAACCTGAAACGGTTGCAAACTTAAGTCAAAGTAAAAATATTATCGGTATAAAAGAAGCCACCGGTAATTTAGAACGTTTAAAAGCTTTGCAAGCACAATGTCCTAAAGACTTTCTTTTTTATAGTGGAGATGATCCAACCGCTTGTGAATTTATGATGTTAGGTGGCCATGGTGTGATTTCAGTGACATCGAATGCTGCACCTCGAGCAATGCAAGCAATGTGTGAATTAGCGCTGAATCAAGAGCGAGAGAAGGCAACTTCATTAGATCAAACCTTACAATCGCTTCATAAGCTTTGCATTATTGAAGCGAATCCTATTCCCATAAAATGGGCAATGCATTATTTAGGAAAAATTGAAAATGGTATTCGTTTGCCATTAACGGTATTGGCATCACAATACCATGAGAAAATGATTCAAGCCTTAAAAATGGCCGCAGTAAATTAA
- a CDS encoding ACT domain-containing protein encodes MSMNNQHYLVITALGSDRLGILETFTKLSKQCGGNILESKLSTMGEECAILFHLSGTWNAIAKLEAALPSLAELHRFAIHCKRTLPKNAANALPYQVQVFAKDRPGILNELATFFSRQGILVDKMETETYLAKNNTTMSNIILAINIPAKLHIATIRERFMEYCEDRNLDAMLEPSK; translated from the coding sequence ATGTCCATGAATAATCAACATTATCTTGTTATTACCGCCCTAGGCAGTGATCGACTCGGGATTCTTGAAACCTTTACTAAACTCAGTAAACAGTGTGGTGGCAATATCCTCGAAAGCAAATTATCCACCATGGGTGAAGAATGCGCCATTTTGTTCCACCTAAGCGGTACTTGGAATGCCATTGCCAAGCTCGAAGCTGCGCTACCTAGCCTTGCAGAACTCCATCGTTTTGCAATTCATTGCAAAAGAACGCTGCCTAAAAATGCAGCCAATGCGCTTCCTTATCAAGTACAGGTATTTGCCAAAGATCGTCCAGGGATCTTAAATGAACTCGCGACTTTTTTCAGTCGCCAAGGGATTTTGGTTGATAAAATGGAAACTGAAACTTATTTAGCCAAAAATAATACGACTATGTCGAACATTATATTGGCGATCAATATTCCAGCTAAACTTCATATCGCAACCATCAGAGAACGTTTTATGGAATATTGCGAAGATCGCAATTTAGATGCCATGTTAGAACCTTCAAAATAG
- a CDS encoding AI-2E family transporter, producing MISSVRSFGRRYFSDPQAILLLSLLLVGSFLLLCMGQILAPVFASIIIAYLLHWITDILIAKGMPRLIAVLLVYSAFLGFFLTGILILWPLVWQQLLRLIQELPSMITRVQQFIYLLPAEFPQYVTKETVDDWLLTFSLQVKQNVKTFVALSLTSIPSVISLIVYVVLVPLLVFFFLKDYQTILQWAGNFLPQNRQLLSQVWNEVDRQMGNYIRGKAAEVIIVGLSTYLAFYIFDMRYAVLLSVLVGLSVLIPYVGAAVVTIPVVFVAFFQWGLGKDFAYLLLVYGVIQAIDGSVLVPLLFSGAVSLHPVAIILAILIFGGWWGFWGLFFAIPLAILVKAVLTAWPRAPI from the coding sequence GTGATAAGCAGTGTGAGAAGTTTCGGGCGGCGTTACTTTTCTGATCCGCAAGCAATATTGCTGCTTTCGTTATTATTAGTGGGGTCTTTTTTATTGTTATGTATGGGACAAATATTAGCCCCCGTTTTTGCTAGCATTATCATTGCCTATTTATTGCATTGGATAACCGATATCTTAATTGCCAAAGGCATGCCGCGTTTAATCGCCGTTTTATTAGTTTACTCAGCTTTTTTAGGATTTTTCTTAACAGGTATCCTGATTCTTTGGCCATTGGTATGGCAACAATTATTGCGCTTGATACAAGAGCTACCCTCTATGATCACGCGGGTGCAACAATTTATTTATCTATTACCTGCAGAATTTCCGCAATATGTTACCAAAGAAACCGTTGATGATTGGTTATTAACTTTTTCACTACAAGTAAAGCAAAATGTTAAAACATTCGTTGCACTATCGTTAACTTCGATTCCAAGCGTTATTTCATTAATTGTTTACGTGGTTTTAGTCCCTTTATTGGTCTTTTTCTTTCTCAAGGATTATCAAACCATATTGCAATGGGCAGGTAATTTCTTACCACAAAATCGCCAACTGTTATCGCAAGTGTGGAATGAAGTAGACAGACAAATGGGAAATTATATTCGTGGCAAGGCTGCAGAAGTGATCATCGTTGGACTTTCAACCTATCTTGCCTTTTATATTTTTGACATGCGTTATGCGGTCTTGTTATCAGTTTTAGTGGGATTGTCAGTGTTAATTCCTTATGTTGGTGCTGCAGTGGTGACGATCCCTGTGGTATTTGTTGCTTTTTTCCAATGGGGGTTGGGAAAAGATTTTGCCTATTTATTGTTAGTTTATGGGGTGATTCAAGCGATTGATGGTAGTGTTTTGGTGCCCTTATTATTTTCAGGCGCGGTGAGCTTGCATCCGGTTGCTATCATTTTAGCGATTCTGATTTTTGGCGGCTGGTGGGGATTTTGGGGATTATTTTTTGCTATTCCCTTAGCTATTTTGGTTAAAGCGGTATTAACTGCTTGGCCTAGAGCGCCGATTTGA
- a CDS encoding M48 family metalloprotease — protein MKELKSALAISNDVITTEYIHALGYRLLATQSQSQPNYQFFIVKDKTINAFALPGGFVAVNTGLILATEAESELAGVLAHEIGHVQQKHIARMYAHAGRLRLSTIAGMIASIIIATQSPQAAQGALAATLAGSQQALINFTRDHEKEADYVGIQTLAKAGFDPMGMPTFFHRMYQDTRYHGNHVPEYLMTHPLTEARMVAAQSRAKQFPYKQITDSLQYHLIHARVTLYQFPSPREASNHFAKVLARGNYRNRLGIIYGYALALIEEGKPSAAKPYLDELLAAIPDQPLFHLAYAQMEMGLGERDMALEHLATTLKNHPKNYTLTLTYADWLLRCGKTTDAISFLQKQVAIKSNRHEFWHLLSQAQARAKQPLKSHLAQAQYLKLTGDYLGALTQLRLAKKITPLSVQDAKQIEAELKIVEKLQPTKS, from the coding sequence ATGAAGGAGCTCAAAAGCGCGCTGGCGATATCGAATGATGTGATTACAACGGAATACATCCATGCACTTGGATATCGTTTATTAGCGACCCAAAGCCAATCACAACCCAATTATCAATTTTTTATCGTTAAAGATAAGACCATCAATGCGTTTGCCTTACCCGGTGGGTTTGTCGCCGTCAATACGGGCTTGATTCTCGCAACCGAAGCAGAAAGTGAATTAGCTGGCGTGCTCGCACACGAAATTGGCCACGTACAACAAAAACATATTGCCCGTATGTACGCCCATGCAGGTCGCTTAAGACTATCGACTATTGCAGGCATGATTGCCTCCATTATCATTGCAACGCAAAGTCCTCAAGCTGCTCAAGGTGCACTTGCAGCTACATTGGCAGGAAGCCAACAGGCGCTGATCAATTTTACACGCGACCATGAAAAGGAAGCAGATTATGTCGGGATCCAAACCCTTGCAAAGGCAGGCTTTGATCCGATGGGTATGCCAACCTTTTTCCATCGAATGTATCAAGACACGCGTTACCATGGTAATCACGTTCCTGAATATCTAATGACTCACCCATTAACAGAAGCACGTATGGTTGCTGCGCAATCACGAGCCAAGCAATTCCCTTATAAGCAAATTACTGATAGTTTACAGTATCACTTAATCCATGCACGCGTGACACTTTATCAATTTCCTTCTCCTCGAGAAGCTAGTAATCATTTTGCCAAAGTATTAGCCCGAGGTAATTACCGTAACCGCCTTGGCATTATTTATGGCTATGCGTTAGCACTGATTGAAGAAGGAAAGCCTAGCGCAGCTAAACCGTATTTAGATGAATTATTAGCCGCAATTCCTGATCAACCTCTATTTCATTTGGCTTATGCACAAATGGAGATGGGATTGGGTGAGCGCGACATGGCGTTAGAGCATCTAGCGACCACCTTAAAAAATCACCCCAAAAATTACACCTTGACGCTCACTTATGCAGATTGGTTACTGCGCTGCGGCAAAACCACCGATGCTATTTCGTTTTTACAAAAACAAGTTGCTATTAAGTCCAATCGTCATGAATTTTGGCATTTGCTATCGCAAGCACAAGCTCGGGCGAAGCAACCCTTAAAATCGCATTTAGCCCAAGCTCAGTATCTTAAATTAACTGGAGATTATCTGGGCGCATTAACTCAGTTACGCTTAGCCAAAAAGATTACTCCTCTTTCTGTTCAAGATGCCAAACAAATTGAAGCAGAACTCAAAATCGTTGAAAAACTTCAGCCAACCAAGTCCTAA
- a CDS encoding amino acid permease yields the protein MTGSTGSYAPPRVLSVFSLVMINVIAVDSIRTLPMAASYGFALVTLYAIAALMFFIPTALITAELATTWPEKGGIYAWVKNAFGPKWGLCVVYLQWIYNVVWYPTILTLIASTIAYLIDPLLVQDASFMTTVVLTTFWGCTFLNFFGMRISSAVSTFGSLLGTLAPMAIIIGLAIAWLNRGNTPEINFSFSGLFPNVKSVAELVFFSQLVYSLLGLEMSSVHALEVKNPKKDYPKALLISAIIILISLVLASLAVAIVVPADKLNNLTGIIQAFSLFSDEFNTPWLGPLVAGAILIGGICAVATWIIGPTKGLFAAADDGLLPPFLAKTNRFGVPYPMLITQGIICSVLTLVYVLLPTVEGAYFALSVMASQLSLLMYTLLFAAAIRLRYNKADTPRTFKIPGKNWGMWLVAGSGIVISLAVVILGFFPPSSKVDVGDIVLYEAVIIGGISLILLPLVFIHKPRQQLNMSTSP from the coding sequence ATGACCGGTAGCACAGGATCTTATGCTCCCCCGCGAGTTCTTAGCGTCTTCTCGTTAGTGATGATTAATGTCATTGCGGTTGATAGCATTCGCACATTACCGATGGCAGCAAGTTATGGTTTTGCATTAGTCACTTTATATGCCATTGCAGCCTTAATGTTCTTTATTCCGACTGCATTAATTACCGCTGAGCTTGCTACCACCTGGCCAGAAAAAGGTGGGATCTATGCTTGGGTTAAAAATGCTTTTGGCCCTAAATGGGGCTTGTGCGTTGTGTACTTACAATGGATTTACAACGTGGTTTGGTACCCAACGATTCTGACCCTCATTGCCAGTACCATTGCTTATTTAATTGATCCTTTACTGGTGCAAGATGCCAGTTTTATGACAACCGTGGTATTAACGACTTTCTGGGGATGCACCTTTCTGAATTTTTTTGGGATGCGCATCTCTAGCGCTGTCAGTACTTTTGGATCTTTGCTAGGAACCCTTGCCCCTATGGCAATTATTATTGGTTTAGCGATTGCTTGGCTCAATCGCGGTAATACGCCTGAAATCAACTTTTCATTTTCTGGCTTATTTCCCAATGTCAAAAGTGTTGCAGAGCTCGTTTTCTTTTCGCAACTTGTCTACAGTTTGCTTGGTTTAGAAATGTCGTCAGTGCATGCACTAGAAGTGAAAAATCCTAAAAAAGATTACCCCAAAGCTTTATTAATTTCAGCCATTATTATTTTGATTAGCTTAGTCTTAGCTTCTTTAGCGGTTGCAATTGTGGTTCCTGCAGATAAGCTGAACAATTTAACGGGAATTATTCAAGCATTTAGTCTTTTTTCTGATGAATTCAATACTCCTTGGTTAGGCCCTCTGGTTGCTGGCGCTATTTTAATCGGTGGGATCTGTGCTGTGGCGACCTGGATTATTGGTCCCACAAAAGGGTTATTTGCCGCCGCCGATGATGGCCTTTTACCACCCTTTTTAGCAAAGACTAACCGATTTGGTGTACCTTACCCCATGCTGATAACTCAAGGGATTATTTGTAGTGTTCTGACATTAGTTTATGTTCTGCTGCCCACGGTAGAAGGTGCTTATTTTGCGTTATCTGTGATGGCATCTCAATTATCACTTTTGATGTACACCCTATTATTTGCTGCAGCAATCCGCTTACGCTATAACAAAGCCGACACTCCCCGCACTTTCAAAATTCCGGGTAAAAACTGGGGGATGTGGCTTGTTGCAGGATCTGGCATCGTCATCAGTCTTGCCGTCGTCATTCTTGGATTTTTCCCCCCCAGTAGCAAAGTGGATGTAGGTGATATTGTACTTTATGAAGCCGTGATTATTGGTGGGATCTCTCTTATTTTGCTCCCCTTGGTTTTCATCCATAAGCCCCGCCAGCAATTGAATATGAGTACCTCCCCTTAA
- a CDS encoding queuosine precursor transporter, whose amino-acid sequence MNGVWAMKNLLLFLGSCAVVSGFAWYFWRLGQSALTAWIALLSLLANLFVLKQIELFGFNATASDIFSVGNLLALNLLQEKYGRQATQHAIWASLSCLLFFVIISQIHLLYEPSLHDQSQTAYQLLLTASPRTMLASLVTFLIVDQFDSRAYRTFRQRLPNISMIWISGATMCLSQLLDTVLFSLLGLYGIVGALIEIILISCLIKLITIANIMPWSYISQRIFKKHAV is encoded by the coding sequence ATGAATGGAGTATGGGCGATGAAAAATTTGCTGCTATTTCTAGGAAGTTGCGCTGTAGTTTCAGGATTCGCCTGGTACTTTTGGCGCTTAGGACAGAGCGCTCTAACTGCCTGGATAGCCTTGCTCAGTCTGTTAGCCAATTTATTCGTACTCAAGCAAATTGAGCTCTTTGGCTTTAACGCTACTGCCAGCGATATTTTCTCAGTTGGCAATTTGCTAGCGCTGAACTTGCTCCAAGAAAAATACGGTCGTCAAGCAACTCAACATGCCATTTGGGCAAGCTTAAGTTGTTTATTATTCTTTGTAATCATCTCGCAAATCCATCTACTTTATGAACCTAGCCTACATGATCAGTCCCAAACCGCTTATCAACTTTTATTAACCGCATCGCCGCGTACTATGCTAGCTTCATTAGTCACTTTTTTGATTGTTGATCAATTTGATAGCCGCGCTTATCGCACGTTTAGACAACGGCTACCCAACATTTCAATGATATGGATAAGCGGCGCTACCATGTGCCTTAGTCAATTGTTAGATACGGTTTTATTTAGTTTATTAGGTTTGTATGGCATTGTTGGGGCCCTCATCGAAATTATCCTGATCAGCTGCTTGATTAAGCTGATTACCATTGCCAATATCATGCCCTGGTCTTATATTTCTCAACGGATTTTTAAAAAACATGCTGTCTGA
- the tgt gene encoding tRNA guanosine(34) transglycosylase Tgt → MLSDVANKADFRFEILYQSKRSRARVGRIITPHGVIETPNFVAVGTNGSLKTLHNHDHEELDIQLMFCNTYHLMVQPGTQLIKESGGLHTFIQRQQPIITDSGGFQVFSLAYGNVAKELKGQGGKKHPPSKMKVTEEGVVFRSYRDGTKIFLSPETSVQAQKDLGADIIIPLDELLPFHVDEATLKASFARTHRWELRSLAEHLKARQNQAMFAVIHGGTDLALRQQSCQLLTKEAFDGFAIGGSLGRDHQELHDTVGGTTSHLPTEKPIHLLGIGDVTSINHCIPFGIDTFDSSYPSKVARHGMILTAKGPLKITRTEHARERIPLEHDCPCPTCKHYTRAYLHHLFKAKEPSAASLATWHNIRFMTRWMSKIRTEILCGLL, encoded by the coding sequence ATGCTGTCTGATGTCGCCAATAAAGCGGATTTTCGCTTTGAGATCCTCTATCAATCAAAACGTTCACGCGCACGCGTCGGGCGTATTATTACACCTCATGGTGTGATTGAAACGCCTAATTTTGTTGCTGTAGGTACTAATGGTTCTTTGAAAACACTGCATAATCATGATCATGAAGAACTTGATATACAGTTGATGTTTTGCAATACCTACCATTTAATGGTGCAACCTGGCACGCAGTTGATTAAAGAAAGTGGTGGGTTGCATACTTTTATTCAACGTCAACAACCGATTATTACTGATTCTGGTGGCTTTCAAGTTTTCAGTCTTGCTTATGGTAATGTCGCCAAAGAATTGAAAGGACAAGGCGGCAAAAAGCATCCTCCTTCAAAAATGAAAGTGACCGAAGAAGGAGTGGTCTTTCGCTCTTACCGCGATGGCACCAAAATCTTTTTATCACCTGAAACCTCGGTTCAGGCCCAAAAAGACCTAGGCGCAGATATTATCATTCCCTTGGATGAGCTATTGCCGTTTCATGTTGATGAAGCGACATTAAAAGCCTCCTTTGCCAGAACCCATCGCTGGGAATTGCGCTCACTCGCAGAGCATCTTAAAGCACGGCAAAATCAAGCGATGTTTGCCGTTATTCATGGCGGTACTGATTTAGCATTACGACAACAAAGCTGTCAGCTATTAACCAAAGAAGCTTTTGATGGTTTTGCGATTGGGGGCTCCTTAGGGCGCGATCATCAAGAACTGCACGATACGGTGGGCGGTACCACATCGCATTTACCCACTGAAAAACCAATTCACTTATTAGGCATTGGCGATGTAACCTCGATTAACCACTGCATTCCCTTTGGGATAGATACTTTTGATAGCTCATACCCCAGCAAAGTTGCTCGCCATGGTATGATTTTAACCGCCAAAGGACCGCTTAAAATTACGCGCACCGAACATGCGCGCGAACGGATCCCACTTGAGCATGATTGTCCTTGCCCAACCTGCAAGCACTATACGCGTGCTTATTTGCATCACTTATTTAAAGCAAAAGAACCTTCTGCCGCAAGCCTTGCGACCTGGCATAACATTCGTTTTATGACCCGTTGGATGTCAAAAATTCGCACCGAAATTTTGTGTGGATTGCTTTAA
- a CDS encoding Lpg1974 family pore-forming outer membrane protein: MNKALKVTFGAVIAAGMISAAEANLDPTLSRTALLVTGTYTKTTGNGLSYGDVLLAPSSVGGDGFTRHVFVDPDWEFDFGLGLTHRFCGTKTRLFVYWDHFRADDDASTSGVRNLGLVPGAITSGSIEVEQKSDELRIGLSRALNFGHHFSLDLGGFFEWDKVERNTNEFQSQAGNPNRFRSTENEMQGFGPGVAVMARAFPSHDYRHLSVFMGAMTSLLYVNNEFSQAQFNGDALFYQYQPDDSKSVVGKLDISFGVDYCSRIQTDWDGLLVGVTLGMRYMNIFNAFKNGNTYYNNPIQGGVAQAGFAANTGHAEDWGRIGPFLQFRIGGAES; encoded by the coding sequence ATGAATAAAGCACTCAAAGTGACATTCGGCGCAGTCATTGCAGCGGGTATGATTAGTGCTGCAGAAGCTAACTTAGACCCAACACTTAGCCGTACCGCATTATTAGTTACAGGTACTTATACCAAAACAACCGGTAATGGTTTGAGCTATGGTGATGTTTTATTAGCACCTTCATCAGTAGGTGGTGATGGTTTTACACGTCATGTCTTCGTTGATCCTGATTGGGAATTCGATTTCGGGTTAGGGTTAACCCATCGTTTTTGTGGTACCAAAACCCGCTTATTCGTTTACTGGGATCACTTTCGTGCGGATGATGATGCAAGCACATCTGGCGTCAGAAACCTTGGTTTAGTACCGGGAGCGATTACCTCAGGTTCCATAGAAGTTGAACAAAAATCGGATGAATTACGCATAGGCTTAAGCCGTGCTTTAAACTTTGGTCATCATTTCAGCTTAGATTTAGGTGGTTTTTTTGAATGGGATAAAGTTGAAAGAAACACCAATGAATTTCAATCACAAGCAGGTAATCCCAATCGTTTCCGCAGTACTGAAAATGAAATGCAAGGCTTTGGTCCTGGTGTAGCGGTGATGGCGCGTGCATTCCCATCACATGATTATCGTCATTTGAGCGTATTTATGGGCGCAATGACCAGTTTGTTATATGTGAATAATGAATTTTCTCAAGCGCAATTTAATGGCGATGCGTTGTTCTATCAATATCAACCCGATGATAGTAAATCGGTTGTGGGTAAATTAGATATTTCCTTTGGTGTTGATTATTGCAGTCGTATCCAAACAGATTGGGATGGCTTGTTAGTAGGTGTGACCTTGGGTATGCGTTATATGAATATCTTTAATGCATTCAAGAATGGCAATACGTATTACAACAATCCAATTCAAGGTGGTGTAGCACAGGCAGGATTTGCAGCCAATACCGGACATGCTGAAGACTGGGGCCGCATTGGACCATTCTTACAATTCCGTATCGGTGGTGCAGAGTCTTAA
- the ybgF gene encoding tol-pal system protein YbgF — translation MKTNFSLRVNWISCLAAIMLTLLSSIGVAWPGAEVESRSNSNWDNDATSQGNRMVEQRAALDTLKKIEYLQQEMQELRGKVEEQSYQLQQMQEHQKKLYLDLDQRLREGGPAKVSGVSSASLSQNDTNTDSMQSNLAAQASPVAEENVQAEEKAYQSAYRLIQNKDYEGALAGFKSLVSHYPNGKYVPNANYWLGEIYLVKGELDLAYEAFDRVYRNHPQHPKAADSLLKLGYVEYAKGQWKRSNELLNQVKNQYPGTTSAQLADSRLDKMRQEGHL, via the coding sequence ATGAAAACTAATTTCAGTTTGAGAGTAAACTGGATTTCTTGCCTTGCCGCAATCATGCTGACCCTATTGTCATCAATAGGGGTAGCATGGCCTGGTGCAGAAGTGGAATCACGTTCTAATTCAAATTGGGACAATGATGCCACTTCGCAAGGAAATCGCATGGTAGAACAGCGCGCTGCGTTGGATACCTTGAAAAAAATTGAATACTTGCAACAAGAAATGCAGGAGCTACGAGGTAAGGTTGAAGAACAAAGTTACCAGCTCCAACAGATGCAAGAACATCAGAAGAAACTCTATCTGGATTTAGATCAACGACTACGCGAAGGCGGCCCTGCTAAAGTGAGCGGGGTCTCCTCAGCTTCTTTGAGTCAAAATGACACGAACACCGATAGCATGCAGAGCAACTTAGCTGCTCAGGCTTCCCCAGTTGCAGAAGAAAATGTCCAAGCTGAGGAAAAGGCCTATCAAAGCGCTTATCGTTTAATTCAAAACAAAGACTACGAAGGTGCATTGGCCGGATTTAAATCTCTGGTCAGTCATTACCCTAATGGCAAATATGTACCGAATGCTAATTATTGGCTGGGTGAAATCTATTTAGTGAAAGGTGAGTTAGATTTAGCCTATGAAGCCTTTGATCGCGTTTACCGCAATCATCCCCAACATCCTAAAGCCGCAGATTCACTTTTAAAGCTTGGCTATGTTGAATATGCCAAAGGTCAATGGAAGCGTTCGAACGAATTGCTCAATCAAGTCAAAAACCAATATCCGGGTACCACCTCGGCACAATTGGCAGATTCTCGATTAGATAAGATGCGCCAAGAAGGCCATCTATAA
- the pal gene encoding peptidoglycan-associated lipoprotein Pal, giving the protein MEIRGLRHLVLGVALCVGIVGCSHNAKNGANGGSEYGASTNGAGDGSDFTGSAEQRDLLAKRKFYFAYDRSEVSEGDYEAVYAHAEFLKNNPNHHVRVEGHADEHGSREYNIALGERRARTIANALMSQGVAPHQIATVSYGKEKPEAMGHSEDAYRLNRRAVIVYEN; this is encoded by the coding sequence ATGGAAATTCGGGGATTGCGTCACTTAGTACTAGGTGTTGCACTTTGCGTCGGTATTGTGGGTTGTTCCCATAATGCAAAAAACGGCGCGAATGGTGGTTCAGAATATGGCGCAAGCACCAACGGTGCCGGCGACGGTTCTGATTTTACCGGTAGCGCAGAGCAACGCGATTTACTCGCTAAACGCAAATTCTACTTTGCTTATGATCGTTCAGAAGTAAGCGAAGGGGATTACGAAGCTGTTTACGCGCATGCAGAATTCTTAAAGAACAATCCTAATCACCACGTGCGCGTTGAAGGGCATGCGGATGAACATGGTAGCCGCGAGTACAACATTGCATTAGGCGAAAGACGCGCGCGTACCATTGCCAATGCATTGATGTCACAAGGCGTAGCGCCACATCAAATCGCAACCGTTAGCTATGGTAAAGAAAAGCCAGAAGCAATGGGTCATAGCGAAGATGCTTACCGCTTAAACCGACGTGCTGTTATTGTTTATGAAAACTAA